From a region of the Synechococcus sp. RS9916 genome:
- a CDS encoding DNA-directed RNA polymerase subunit gamma, with protein sequence MTNSNLRTENHFDYVKITLASPDRVMEWGQRTLPNGQVVGEVTKPETINYRTLKPEMDGLFCEKIFGPSKDWECHCGKYKRVRHRGIVCERCGVEVTESRVRRHRMGFIKLAAPVSHVWYLKGIPSYVAILLDMPLRDVEQIVYFNCYTVLDPGDHKDLKYKQLLTEDEWLEIEDEIYAEDSEIENEPVVGIGAEALKQLLEDLNLEEVAEQLREEIAGSKGQKRAKLIKRLRVIDNFIATNARPEWMVLDVIPVIPPDLRPMVQLDGGRFATSDLNDLYRRVINRNNRLARLQEILAPEIIVRNEKRMLQEAVDALIDNGRRGRTVVGANNRPLKSLSDIIEGKQGRFRQNLLGKRVDYSGRSVIVVGPKLKMHQCGLPKEMAIELFQPFVIHRLIRQNIVNNIKAAKKLIQRADDEVMQVLQEVIDGHPILLNRAPTLHRLGIQAFEPKLVDGRAIQLHPLVCPAFNADFDGDQMAVHVPLAIEAQTEARMLMLASNNILSPATGEPIITPSQDMVLGAYYLTALQPDAKTVEFGDRGRTFSGLEDVIHAHADNRVGLHEWVWVRFNGEVDDDDDRDEPIKAETLSDGTRMEQWTYRRDRFDEDGALISRYILTTVGRVVMNHTIIDAVAAT encoded by the coding sequence ATGACCAACAGCAACCTCCGCACCGAAAACCACTTCGACTACGTCAAGATCACGCTTGCATCACCCGATCGGGTGATGGAGTGGGGTCAGCGCACCCTCCCCAATGGCCAGGTGGTGGGTGAGGTCACCAAGCCCGAGACGATCAACTACCGCACGCTCAAGCCCGAAATGGACGGGCTGTTCTGCGAAAAGATCTTTGGTCCTTCCAAGGACTGGGAATGCCACTGCGGTAAGTACAAGCGGGTTCGCCACCGCGGCATCGTCTGTGAGCGCTGCGGCGTGGAGGTCACGGAGAGCCGGGTGCGCCGTCACCGCATGGGCTTCATCAAGCTGGCAGCCCCGGTGTCCCACGTTTGGTACCTGAAGGGCATCCCCAGCTATGTGGCCATCCTGCTCGACATGCCCCTGCGGGATGTGGAGCAGATCGTCTACTTCAACTGCTACACGGTTCTTGATCCCGGTGATCACAAAGACCTGAAGTACAAGCAGCTGCTCACCGAAGACGAGTGGCTGGAGATCGAAGACGAGATCTACGCCGAAGATTCCGAGATCGAGAACGAGCCCGTGGTGGGCATCGGTGCGGAGGCTCTCAAGCAACTGCTTGAAGATCTCAATCTGGAAGAGGTGGCTGAGCAGCTGCGCGAAGAGATTGCCGGCAGTAAGGGTCAGAAGCGCGCCAAGTTGATCAAGCGCTTGCGCGTGATCGATAACTTCATCGCGACCAATGCCCGTCCCGAGTGGATGGTGCTGGATGTGATCCCGGTGATTCCGCCCGATCTGCGCCCGATGGTGCAGCTCGACGGTGGTCGTTTCGCAACCTCCGACCTCAACGACCTCTACCGCCGTGTGATCAACCGGAATAACCGGTTGGCCCGTCTGCAGGAAATTCTTGCTCCTGAAATCATCGTCCGCAATGAGAAGCGGATGCTGCAGGAAGCCGTCGATGCCCTGATCGACAACGGTCGTCGCGGCCGCACCGTCGTCGGTGCCAACAACCGTCCGCTCAAGTCGCTCAGCGACATCATCGAGGGCAAGCAAGGCCGCTTCCGTCAGAACCTGCTCGGTAAGCGTGTCGACTACTCCGGTCGTTCCGTGATCGTGGTGGGTCCGAAGCTGAAGATGCATCAGTGCGGTCTTCCCAAGGAGATGGCGATCGAGCTGTTCCAGCCGTTCGTCATCCATCGCCTGATCCGTCAGAACATCGTCAACAACATCAAGGCCGCCAAGAAGCTGATTCAGCGGGCCGATGATGAAGTGATGCAGGTGCTGCAGGAAGTGATCGATGGTCACCCGATCCTGCTCAACCGTGCTCCGACACTGCACCGCCTGGGTATTCAGGCTTTCGAGCCCAAGCTGGTTGATGGCCGTGCCATTCAGCTGCACCCTCTGGTCTGCCCAGCCTTCAACGCTGACTTTGACGGTGACCAGATGGCTGTCCATGTGCCGCTGGCGATCGAGGCCCAGACCGAAGCCCGCATGTTGATGCTGGCCAGCAACAACATTCTTTCGCCTGCCACGGGCGAGCCGATCATCACCCCGTCTCAGGACATGGTGCTTGGTGCCTATTACCTGACGGCACTGCAGCCCGACGCCAAAACTGTGGAGTTCGGTGATCGTGGCCGCACCTTCTCCGGACTGGAGGATGTGATTCATGCCCACGCCGACAACCGCGTCGGTCTGCACGAGTGGGTCTGGGTGCGCTTCAACGGTGAAGTGGACGACGACGACGATCGTGACGAGCCGATCAAGGCCGAGACCCTCAGCGACGGCACTCGCATGGAGCAGTGGACCTACCGCCGTGATCGCTTTGACGAAGACGGTGCCCTGATCAGTCGCTACATCCTCACAACAGTGGGCCGCGTGGTGATGAATCACACGATCATCGATGCGGTGGCAGCCACCTGA
- a CDS encoding chlorophyll a/b-binding protein, translating into MLEPTLIPKRKLPRYGFHTHTERLNGRVAMLGFIALLVLEFKLGHGVISW; encoded by the coding sequence ATGCTTGAGCCCACCTTGATTCCCAAGCGCAAGCTCCCTCGGTATGGGTTCCACACCCACACCGAGCGCCTGAACGGTCGTGTCGCCATGCTCGGGTTCATTGCCCTGTTGGTGCTCGAGTTCAAACTTGGCCACGGTGTGATCTCCTGGTGA
- a CDS encoding DNA-directed RNA polymerase subunit beta': protein MTSTPSKSRKSSKGSKGSKASKAAKAAEAAAASKALAKTPPPFRNRVVDKKGLKNLVAWAYKHHGTAATSSMADQLKDLGFKYATQAAVSISVDDLKVPEAKQDLLGQAEELITATEESYRLGEITEVERHTKVIDTWTETNERLVDAVKKNFNQNDPLNSVWMMANSGARGNMSQVRQLVGMRGLMANPQGEIIDLPIRTNFREGLTVTEYVISSYGARKGLVDTALRTADSGYLTRRLVDVAQDVIVREDDCGTTRSIMVKAEDGKYGSRLVGRLTADQVVNSDGEVLAERNTEIDPPLSQRFEKAGVPAVMVRSPLTCEANRSVCRKCYGWALAHNELVDLGEAVGIIAAQSIGEPGTQLTMRTFHTGGVSTAETGVVRSKVEGTVEFGSKARVRPYRTPHGVNAEQAEVDFTLTIKPSGKGKAQKIEITNGSLLFVDNGQQIDADVTVAQISAGAVKKSVEKATKDVICDLAGQVRYEQVIQPREVTDRQGNITRKASRLGRMWVLAGDVYNLPPNAKPVVKPGASVSEGQVLAEASQSSEYGGDVRLRDSLGDSREVQIVTTAMTLKDFKLLGESTHAGEIWNLEAKDGTRYRLNTIPGSKIGSGEVVAELADDRFRTQTGGLVRFATGLAIKKARSAKNGYEVNKGGTMLWIPQETHEINKDISLLMIEDGQWIEAGTEVVKDIFSQTAGIVTVTQKNDILREIIVRSGSFHLCTEKKALERFEGDGVMVNPGEAIAKGIKSDAMVFVQTVETPEGKGLLLRPVEEYTIPNEAQLPELGHVKQPNGPHLGLKATQRLAFKDNELVKSVEGVELLKTQLSLETFDTTPQMTVDVERVPDKRAKTIERLQLVILESILVRRDTMSDSSHGSTHTELQVEDGQSIKAADVVATTQILCKQEGVAQMPEELDDEPVRRLIVERDEDTTTISTSGTPSVTVGQRVVDGDELCAGQPAGCCGEIEKVDSNSVTMRLGRPYMISPESLLHVRDGDLVQRGDGLALLVFERQKTGDIVQGLPRIEELLEARRPRESAILCKKPGTVEIKQGEDDENTVVTVIEADDAIGEYPILLGRNVMVSDGQQVRAGELLTDGPINPHELLECFFEDLRSRKPLMDAAQEAIANLQHRLVNEVQNVYKSQGVSIDDKHIEVIVRQMTSKVRVEDAGDTTLLPGELIELRQVEDTNQAMSITGGAPAEFTPVLLGITKASLNTDSFISAASFQETTRVLTEAAIEGKSDWLRGLKENVIIGRLIPAGTGFSGFEEELRAEAGPHPDILSEDPAGYRRMQNLRPDYTVDMPAAEATQAAAVLDDPSDADLEATRSRHGIEDKSTFAAFTRPDADNELKEEQVLDAEAVEGLQEEGLLSDE from the coding sequence ATGACCTCCACTCCTTCCAAATCCCGTAAATCCTCCAAAGGCTCCAAGGGCTCCAAGGCGTCCAAAGCCGCGAAAGCGGCTGAGGCTGCTGCCGCCAGCAAGGCGTTAGCCAAAACACCACCTCCGTTCCGCAACCGGGTGGTCGACAAGAAGGGCCTCAAAAATCTGGTGGCTTGGGCCTATAAGCATCACGGCACCGCGGCCACGTCGTCGATGGCGGATCAACTCAAGGATCTCGGCTTCAAATACGCCACTCAGGCCGCGGTCTCCATCTCTGTGGATGACCTCAAGGTGCCCGAAGCCAAGCAGGATCTGCTGGGGCAGGCGGAAGAGCTGATCACCGCCACGGAAGAGTCCTATCGCCTCGGTGAAATCACCGAGGTGGAGCGTCACACCAAGGTGATCGACACCTGGACCGAGACCAATGAGCGTCTCGTGGATGCGGTCAAGAAGAACTTCAACCAGAACGACCCGCTGAACTCGGTCTGGATGATGGCCAACTCCGGCGCCCGCGGAAACATGTCGCAGGTGCGTCAGCTGGTGGGCATGCGTGGCCTGATGGCCAACCCCCAGGGTGAAATTATTGACCTTCCGATCCGTACCAATTTCCGTGAGGGTCTGACGGTCACTGAATATGTGATCTCCTCCTACGGCGCTCGCAAGGGCCTGGTGGACACCGCGCTGCGGACCGCAGACTCTGGCTACCTGACGCGCCGTCTGGTGGACGTGGCCCAGGACGTGATCGTGCGTGAAGACGATTGCGGCACCACCCGTTCGATCATGGTGAAAGCCGAGGACGGCAAGTACGGAAGCCGTTTGGTGGGTCGTCTCACGGCTGATCAGGTGGTCAACAGTGACGGCGAGGTGCTGGCTGAACGCAACACGGAAATCGACCCCCCTTTGTCGCAGCGTTTTGAAAAGGCCGGTGTACCTGCTGTGATGGTTCGCTCTCCGCTGACCTGCGAAGCCAACCGTTCGGTCTGCCGCAAGTGCTACGGCTGGGCTCTGGCCCACAACGAACTGGTCGACCTGGGTGAAGCCGTCGGCATCATTGCGGCCCAGTCGATCGGTGAGCCTGGAACGCAGCTCACCATGCGGACCTTCCACACCGGCGGTGTGTCCACAGCCGAAACTGGTGTGGTGCGCTCCAAGGTTGAAGGCACCGTTGAGTTCGGTTCAAAAGCCCGCGTGCGCCCCTACCGCACCCCCCACGGTGTGAACGCTGAGCAGGCTGAGGTTGATTTCACCCTCACCATCAAGCCATCTGGAAAGGGCAAGGCTCAAAAGATCGAGATCACCAACGGATCTCTGTTGTTTGTCGACAACGGTCAGCAGATCGACGCAGACGTGACCGTTGCCCAGATCTCCGCCGGCGCTGTCAAGAAGAGCGTTGAGAAGGCCACTAAAGATGTGATCTGCGATCTGGCCGGTCAGGTGCGCTATGAGCAGGTCATCCAGCCCCGAGAGGTCACCGACCGTCAGGGCAATATCACCCGCAAGGCCTCCCGTCTGGGTCGGATGTGGGTGCTGGCCGGTGATGTCTACAACCTGCCCCCCAACGCTAAGCCTGTGGTGAAGCCGGGCGCCTCGGTGTCTGAGGGTCAGGTGCTGGCTGAAGCCAGCCAGTCGAGTGAGTATGGCGGCGATGTCCGTCTGCGCGATTCACTCGGCGATTCGCGCGAGGTTCAGATCGTCACCACGGCGATGACCCTCAAGGATTTCAAATTGCTCGGTGAGTCCACCCACGCAGGTGAAATCTGGAACCTTGAGGCCAAGGACGGCACGCGTTACCGCCTCAACACCATCCCCGGCAGCAAGATCGGCTCTGGTGAAGTGGTGGCTGAGCTGGCGGATGATCGCTTCCGTACCCAGACCGGTGGTCTGGTGCGTTTTGCCACCGGCCTGGCGATCAAGAAGGCCCGTTCCGCCAAGAACGGCTACGAGGTCAACAAGGGCGGAACCATGCTTTGGATCCCCCAGGAAACCCACGAGATCAACAAGGACATCTCCCTGTTGATGATCGAGGACGGCCAGTGGATCGAAGCCGGCACTGAGGTCGTCAAGGACATCTTCAGTCAGACCGCCGGCATCGTCACCGTCACCCAGAAGAACGACATCCTGCGCGAGATCATCGTGCGCAGTGGCAGCTTCCATCTCTGCACGGAGAAGAAAGCTCTCGAGCGCTTCGAAGGCGACGGCGTCATGGTCAATCCTGGTGAGGCGATTGCCAAAGGCATCAAGAGCGATGCCATGGTCTTCGTTCAGACCGTGGAAACCCCTGAAGGCAAAGGTCTTCTGCTGCGTCCCGTTGAGGAGTACACCATCCCCAACGAAGCCCAGCTTCCTGAACTCGGCCATGTCAAACAGCCCAATGGTCCCCACCTGGGTCTGAAGGCCACCCAGCGTCTGGCGTTCAAAGACAACGAGCTGGTGAAGTCGGTTGAAGGTGTCGAGCTGCTCAAGACTCAGCTCAGCCTTGAGACTTTCGACACCACCCCTCAAATGACGGTGGATGTGGAACGCGTCCCCGACAAGCGCGCCAAGACCATCGAGCGCCTGCAGCTGGTGATTCTTGAGAGCATCCTGGTGCGTCGCGACACCATGTCTGATTCCAGCCATGGTTCCACCCACACCGAACTCCAGGTGGAAGACGGTCAGTCGATCAAGGCTGCCGATGTGGTGGCGACCACTCAGATTCTCTGCAAGCAGGAAGGCGTCGCTCAGATGCCTGAGGAGCTCGACGACGAACCCGTGCGCCGTCTGATCGTGGAGCGTGACGAAGACACCACCACGATTTCCACCAGTGGCACGCCCAGCGTGACCGTTGGTCAACGGGTTGTTGATGGTGACGAGCTGTGTGCTGGTCAGCCCGCCGGCTGTTGCGGTGAGATCGAAAAGGTCGACAGCAATTCAGTCACCATGCGTCTTGGTCGTCCCTACATGATCTCCCCCGAGTCGCTTCTGCACGTGCGTGACGGTGATCTCGTTCAGCGCGGTGACGGCTTGGCGTTGCTGGTGTTCGAACGCCAGAAAACCGGTGACATCGTTCAGGGTCTGCCCCGTATTGAGGAACTGCTGGAAGCCCGTCGCCCCCGGGAATCTGCGATTCTTTGCAAAAAGCCCGGCACTGTTGAGATCAAGCAGGGTGAGGACGACGAAAACACCGTCGTCACTGTGATTGAGGCCGACGATGCCATCGGTGAATACCCGATTCTTCTGGGGCGGAACGTGATGGTCAGCGATGGTCAGCAAGTCCGGGCCGGTGAGCTGCTGACTGATGGTCCGATTAATCCCCACGAGCTGCTCGAGTGCTTCTTCGAAGACCTCCGCTCCCGCAAGCCTCTGATGGATGCGGCCCAGGAGGCGATCGCCAACCTGCAGCACCGCTTGGTGAATGAGGTGCAGAACGTCTACAAGTCTCAGGGCGTGTCGATCGACGACAAGCACATCGAGGTGATCGTGCGACAGATGACCAGCAAGGTGCGGGTCGAAGACGCCGGTGACACCACCCTGCTGCCTGGAGAGTTGATCGAGCTGCGTCAGGTGGAAGACACCAACCAGGCGATGTCGATCACCGGTGGAGCTCCCGCTGAGTTCACTCCGGTGCTGCTGGGTATCACCAAGGCGTCCCTCAACACCGACAGCTTCATCTCTGCTGCCTCCTTCCAGGAGACCACCCGCGTGCTCACCGAAGCTGCCATCGAGGGCAAGAGCGACTGGCTGCGCGGGCTCAAGGAGAACGTGATCATCGGTCGCCTGATCCCTGCCGGTACCGGTTTCAGTGGTTTCGAAGAGGAACTGCGGGCTGAGGCGGGTCCCCATCCCGACATCCTTTCGGAGGATCCCGCCGGTTATCGCCGGATGCAGAACCTCCGCCCCGACTACACCGTTGACATGCCGGCCGCTGAGGCCACCCAGGCTGCCGCGGTGCTCGATGATCCCAGTGATGCCGATCTGGAAGCCACCCGCTCCCGTCATGGCATCGAAGACAAGAGCACCTTTGCTGCCTTTACTCGCCCTGACGCCGACAACGAGTTGAAGGAAGAGCAGGTGCTGGATGCCGAGGCTGTGGAAGGGCTGCAGGAAGAAGGCCTGCTAAGCGATGAGTGA
- the rpoB gene encoding DNA-directed RNA polymerase subunit beta codes for MSSSAIQVAKTATYLPDLVEVQRASFKWFLDKGLIEELESFSPITDYTGKLELHFVGSEYRLKRPRHDVEEAKRRDATFASQMYVTCRLVNKETGEIKEQEVFIGELPLMTERGTFIINGAERVIVNQIVRSPGVYFKDEMDKNGRRTYNASVIPNRGAWLKFETDKNDLLHVRVDKTRKINAHVLMRAMGLSDNDVIDKLRHPEYYKKSIEAANDEGISSEDQALLELYKKLRPGEPPSVSGGQQLLQTRFFDPKRYDLGRVGRYKINKKLRLTIPDSVRTLTHEDVLSTLDYLINLELDVGGASLDDIDHLGNRRVRSVGELLQNQVRVGLNRLERIIKERMTVGETDSLTPAQLVNPKPLVAAIKEFFGSSQLSQFMDQTNPLAELTHKRRISALGPGGLTRERAGFAVRDIHPSHYGRLCPIETPEGPNAGLINSLATHARVNEYGFIETPFWKVENGVVLKQGDPLYLSADLEDECRVAPGDVATDADGRILADLIPVRYRQDFEKVPPEQVDYVQLSPVQVISVATSLIPFLEHDDANRALMGSNMQRQAVPLLRPERPLVGTGLETQVARDSGMVPISRVNGTVTFVDATAIVVRDEEGVDHTHFLQKYQRSNQDTCLNQRPIVRQGDPVIVGQVLADGSACEGGEIALGQNVLIAYMPWEGYNYEDAILVSERLVNDDLYTSVHIEKYEIEARQTKLGPEEITREIPNVAEESLGNLDEMGIIRIGAFVESGDILVGKVTPKGESDQPPEEKLLRAIFGEKARDVRDNSLRVPSTERGRVVDVRIYTREQGDELPPGANMVVRVYVAQRRKIQVGDKMAGRHGNKGIISRILPREDMPYLPDGTPVDICLNPLGVPSRMNVGQVFELLMGWAASNLDCRVKVVPFDEMYGAEKSQQTVEAFLKEAASQPGKDWIYNPDSPGKLLLTDGRTGEPFDQPVAVGYSHFLKLVHLVDDKIHARSTGPYSLVTQQPLGGKAQQGGQRLGEMEVWALEAYGAAYTLQELLTVKSDDMQGRNEALNAIVKGKPIPRPGTPESFKVLMRELQSLGLDIAVFTDEGKEVDLMQDVNPRRSTPSRPTYESLGVADYDED; via the coding sequence ATGAGCAGCAGCGCGATTCAGGTCGCCAAGACCGCCACCTACCTGCCCGATTTGGTAGAGGTGCAGCGGGCAAGCTTTAAGTGGTTTCTTGACAAGGGTCTGATCGAGGAGCTGGAGAGCTTCTCTCCGATTACCGATTACACCGGCAAGCTTGAGCTGCATTTCGTCGGTAGCGAGTACCGGCTGAAGCGTCCGCGTCACGACGTGGAAGAAGCGAAGCGTCGTGACGCAACCTTCGCGTCTCAGATGTATGTGACCTGCCGTCTCGTCAATAAAGAGACGGGCGAAATTAAGGAGCAGGAAGTGTTCATCGGGGAACTGCCCCTGATGACCGAACGCGGCACCTTCATCATCAACGGTGCTGAGCGCGTGATCGTCAACCAGATCGTGCGTAGCCCCGGCGTCTATTTCAAGGATGAAATGGACAAAAACGGGCGTCGTACCTACAACGCCAGTGTGATCCCCAACCGGGGTGCTTGGCTCAAATTCGAGACCGATAAAAACGACCTTCTCCATGTGCGGGTCGATAAGACCCGGAAGATCAATGCGCACGTGCTCATGCGTGCCATGGGCCTATCGGACAACGACGTGATCGACAAGCTCCGCCATCCGGAGTACTACAAAAAGTCGATCGAGGCCGCGAACGACGAGGGCATCAGCTCTGAAGATCAGGCTCTGCTGGAGCTCTACAAGAAGCTGCGTCCCGGTGAGCCCCCCTCTGTGAGTGGTGGTCAGCAGCTGCTGCAGACCCGCTTCTTTGATCCCAAGCGCTACGACCTCGGTCGCGTTGGTCGCTACAAGATCAATAAAAAGCTGCGTCTCACCATCCCTGACTCGGTGCGCACCCTCACCCACGAGGACGTGCTCTCCACGTTGGATTACCTCATCAACCTCGAGCTGGATGTCGGTGGCGCCAGCCTCGATGACATCGATCACCTCGGGAACCGCCGCGTTCGCTCCGTGGGCGAATTGCTGCAAAACCAGGTGCGTGTGGGCTTGAACCGCCTTGAGCGGATCATCAAAGAGCGCATGACCGTCGGTGAAACCGACTCCCTCACGCCTGCCCAGCTGGTGAACCCCAAGCCCTTGGTGGCGGCCATCAAGGAGTTCTTCGGCTCCAGCCAGCTGAGCCAGTTCATGGATCAGACCAACCCTCTGGCCGAGCTCACCCACAAGCGCCGGATCTCCGCTCTTGGCCCCGGAGGCCTGACCAGGGAGCGTGCCGGCTTCGCCGTGCGCGACATTCACCCTTCTCACTACGGTCGTCTCTGCCCGATCGAGACGCCCGAAGGCCCTAACGCAGGTCTGATCAACTCCCTGGCCACCCACGCTCGGGTGAATGAGTACGGCTTCATCGAGACCCCCTTCTGGAAGGTGGAGAACGGTGTGGTGCTCAAGCAAGGCGACCCCCTCTATTTGTCTGCTGACCTGGAAGACGAGTGCCGTGTTGCCCCCGGTGACGTGGCAACCGATGCCGATGGCCGGATCCTCGCGGACCTCATTCCTGTGCGTTACCGCCAGGACTTCGAGAAGGTGCCCCCGGAGCAGGTCGACTACGTGCAGCTTTCGCCGGTCCAGGTGATCTCTGTCGCCACGTCGCTGATTCCTTTCCTCGAGCACGACGACGCCAACCGTGCCCTGATGGGTTCGAACATGCAGCGTCAGGCCGTTCCTCTGCTGCGTCCCGAGCGTCCCCTGGTGGGCACCGGTCTGGAGACTCAGGTGGCTCGTGACTCCGGCATGGTGCCCATCTCCCGGGTCAATGGCACCGTCACGTTCGTGGATGCCACGGCAATCGTGGTGCGGGACGAAGAGGGCGTGGATCACACCCACTTCCTGCAGAAGTATCAGCGTTCTAACCAGGACACCTGCCTGAACCAGCGTCCGATCGTGCGTCAGGGCGATCCGGTGATTGTCGGCCAGGTGCTGGCCGATGGTTCTGCCTGCGAGGGCGGTGAAATCGCTCTCGGTCAGAACGTGCTGATCGCCTATATGCCTTGGGAGGGTTACAACTACGAGGACGCCATCCTCGTGAGCGAGCGCCTGGTCAACGACGACCTGTACACCTCGGTGCACATCGAGAAGTACGAGATCGAAGCCCGTCAGACCAAGCTCGGCCCTGAAGAAATCACCCGCGAGATCCCCAACGTTGCTGAGGAAAGCCTCGGGAACCTCGATGAGATGGGCATCATCCGCATCGGTGCTTTCGTGGAAAGCGGTGACATCCTTGTGGGCAAGGTGACCCCGAAGGGCGAATCCGATCAGCCCCCCGAAGAGAAGCTGCTGCGCGCGATTTTCGGTGAGAAAGCTCGCGATGTGCGCGACAACTCGCTGCGCGTTCCCAGCACTGAGCGCGGACGGGTTGTGGATGTGCGCATCTACACCCGTGAGCAGGGTGATGAGCTGCCGCCGGGCGCCAACATGGTGGTGCGCGTCTACGTGGCGCAACGCCGCAAGATTCAGGTGGGCGACAAGATGGCCGGCCGCCACGGCAACAAGGGCATCATCAGCCGCATCCTTCCCCGGGAGGACATGCCCTACCTGCCCGACGGCACTCCGGTCGATATCTGTCTCAATCCCCTCGGTGTGCCGAGCCGGATGAATGTCGGACAGGTTTTCGAGCTGCTGATGGGTTGGGCTGCGTCCAACCTCGACTGCCGCGTCAAGGTCGTGCCCTTCGATGAGATGTACGGCGCTGAGAAATCGCAGCAAACCGTGGAGGCTTTCCTCAAGGAAGCCGCTAGCCAGCCCGGCAAGGATTGGATCTACAACCCAGACTCCCCCGGCAAGTTGTTGCTGACCGATGGCCGGACCGGTGAGCCTTTCGATCAGCCCGTGGCTGTGGGCTACTCCCACTTCCTCAAGCTGGTCCACCTGGTGGACGACAAGATTCACGCCCGTTCCACTGGTCCTTACTCCCTGGTGACCCAACAGCCCCTCGGCGGTAAGGCCCAACAGGGTGGTCAGCGTCTGGGTGAGATGGAAGTGTGGGCTCTCGAGGCCTACGGCGCCGCTTACACCCTGCAGGAACTGCTCACGGTCAAGTCCGACGACATGCAGGGCCGCAACGAAGCACTCAACGCCATCGTCAAGGGCAAGCCGATCCCCCGGCCTGGCACCCCCGAGTCCTTCAAGGTGTTGATGCGCGAACTCCAGTCCCTGGGTCTGGACATCGCCGTGTTCACTGATGAAGGAAAGGAAGTGGACCTGATGCAAGACGTGAACCCCCGCCGGAGCACGCCCAGCAGGCCCACGTACGAATCCCTCGGCGTCGCGGATTACGACGAGGACTGA
- the rlmN gene encoding 23S rRNA (adenine(2503)-C(2))-methyltransferase RlmN has translation MSIALLGRSAADLEQWAVAQGQSSFRGRQLHDWLYAKGARDLNGITVLPKVWRAALQEQGVVVGRLQEQLRSVASDATTKLLLGTEDAETIETVGIPTDQRLTVCVSSQVGCPMACRFCATGKGGLQRSLATHEIVDQVLSIREVMDRRPSHVVFMGMGEPLLNIDAVLEAIRCFNDDLGIGQRRITVSTVGVPRTLPKLAELAMERLGRAQFTLAVSLHAPNQQLREELIPTAHAYPFEALLDDCRHYLAITGRRVSFEYILLGGLNDHPAHAEELADRVGGFQSHVNLIAYNPIEEEEFQRPSAERIAGFRRVLERRGVAVSLRASRGLDQNAACGQLRRQNKP, from the coding sequence GTGAGCATTGCTCTGCTCGGGCGCAGCGCCGCCGATCTCGAGCAATGGGCCGTTGCCCAGGGCCAGTCATCCTTTCGTGGGCGTCAGCTCCACGACTGGTTGTACGCCAAGGGTGCTCGGGATCTCAATGGCATCACCGTGTTGCCGAAGGTTTGGCGCGCGGCCCTGCAAGAGCAGGGCGTTGTGGTTGGACGGCTGCAAGAGCAATTGCGGTCGGTCGCCAGTGATGCCACCACCAAGCTGTTGCTCGGCACCGAGGATGCCGAGACCATCGAAACCGTTGGCATCCCAACGGATCAGCGCCTGACGGTCTGTGTTTCAAGCCAGGTGGGTTGCCCGATGGCCTGCCGCTTCTGCGCGACCGGGAAAGGGGGGCTTCAGCGCTCGCTGGCGACGCACGAAATCGTTGACCAGGTGCTCAGCATTCGTGAAGTGATGGATCGCCGTCCGTCCCACGTGGTGTTCATGGGCATGGGTGAGCCGCTGCTCAACATTGATGCTGTGCTCGAGGCGATTCGCTGCTTCAACGATGATCTCGGCATTGGTCAGCGCCGGATCACAGTCAGCACCGTTGGTGTCCCGCGCACCCTGCCCAAACTGGCCGAACTGGCGATGGAACGCCTGGGTCGTGCCCAGTTCACCCTGGCGGTCAGCCTGCATGCCCCCAATCAGCAGCTGCGCGAAGAACTGATCCCCACAGCGCATGCCTATCCCTTCGAGGCATTGCTCGACGACTGCCGCCACTATCTCGCCATCACGGGGCGGCGGGTCAGTTTCGAATACATCCTTCTGGGTGGACTCAATGACCATCCCGCCCATGCCGAAGAGCTGGCCGATCGGGTTGGCGGCTTCCAGAGTCATGTGAATTTGATTGCCTACAACCCGATTGAAGAAGAGGAATTCCAGCGCCCATCCGCGGAGCGCATTGCTGGTTTCCGTCGGGTTCTGGAACGGCGTGGCGTCGCGGTCAGCCTGCGTGCCAGTCGCGGCCTCGACCAGAACGCCGCCTGCGGTCAATTGAGGCGACAAAACAAGCCATAA